The DNA window TGCAGAGCCGGCCACGCCGACTGCTGCGGTGATGACCACCAGAAAGCGACGGTCCATACGGTCGGAGATCCACCCGATCGGGTATTGCAGCAGCATGGACCCGACAAAAAACATTGCCACAAAGGTCGAGATCTGCCCGACGCTGAGGCCTGCTTTGGCACCGTAAACCGGTGCCATGCCGAACTGGGCCGAAAAGATACCGCCAAGAATGAACATGCCCACCATGCCCAGGGGCGAAAACCCGTAGAGCGTACGCAGGCTCATCGGCTTGGTGGTGTCGAAGGCGGGCGTGGGGCTGATCGACAAAAGAATAGGCGTGATCGCCACCGATACCAGAACCGAAGGAATGACAAAAAGCACGTAGCCAGACGGGTCCGCGGTCACCAGCAGGGCCTGACTGACCACAATGCCGGCCGTCTGCACGATCATATAGAGCGAAAGCGCTTGGCCGCGGTTGGCGTTCGTCGCCGCGTTGTTGAGCCAGCTTTCCGCCGTCACATAGACAGCCGAAAAACAGAACCCGATCAGCACGCGGCCCAGCGTCCAGACCCAGACATCCGTCAGCGTCGGGTAGATGATCATCACCGCAGAAATGAGCGATGCGAGCGCGGCAAAGACCCGCACGTGCCCGACCCGCCGGATCATGCCCGGCGCCATGCGCGAACCTCCGAGAAATCCTGCGAAGTAGGCCGACATGACGATCGACATCTCAAGGGTGGAAAAGCCTTCGATCTCACCCCGGATGCCGAGCAGTGTGCCCTGCATTCCGTTGCCGACCATCAGAAGGCACATCCCGAGGAGAAGCGCCCAAGCGCTGGATAAAACCTGTAGCATCCGCGGTCTCCGCCGTCAGTCGTGGGAGGTACGACTCAGCGCACCCTGCCTCATGGCCCGCCGTAGATCAGGCCCGTGTGCGACGCAACAGGTCGTATTGGGCCGTCAGCGTTTTTGCGGGATCAGCAGCGAGGAATCGCCGTAGGAGAAGAAACGATACCTGCGGTTGATGGCGTGGGCATAGATGTCGCGCACCGTTTGCGGCCCCATCAGCGCCGAGACAAGCATCATCAGCGTTGATTTCGGCAGGTGAAAATTGGTCATCAGTGCATCGGTCACGCGGAACTCAAAGCCGGGATAGATGAAGATGTCCGTATCGCCTTCCCAGGCGCCGATTTCTCCGTCCTGTGCTGCGGTTTCGATCAGGCGCAGCGCGGTCGTACCCACCGGAATGATACGGCCGCCGCGGGCTTTGGTCTGCCTGATTTCTGCGGCGGCCTCAGCGCTGACCCGGCCGCGTTCAGCGTGCATCCTGTGGGTGGTCACGTCGTCGACCTTGACCGGCAGAAAGGTCCCTGCCCCGACGTGCAGTGTCACATGGGTAAAGGCGACCCCGCGCGCCGCAATCCGTGCCAGCAGAACCTCATCAAAATGCAGCGAGGCCGTGGGGGCCGCGACTGCCCCTTTGTTACGGGCAAAGACTGTCTGGTAATCCGTGTGGTCCCGCGCGTCGGCGGGCCGTCTGGCGGCTATATAGGGCGGCAGCGGCATTGCACCGGCAGCATTCAGCGCAGCATCGAAATCATCGCCCGCGAGATTAAAGCGCAGATGGCCCTGCCCCTCATCAGTACCTTCAAGCACCGCATCAAGGTCGGCACCAAAGCGCACACTCTCCCCCACACGCAGTTTTTTCAGGGGCCGGATCAGAGCCGACCAGGTTCCGTCGCTGCGGGGCTCCAGCAGCGTGGCGTCAATGCGGGCCTCCGTCCGGCCCTGGGCGCTCATTCTGACCCTCGTGCCGGTCAGCCGTGCCGGGATCACACGCGTATCGTTGAGCACAAGCCGGTCCCCCGGCTGAAGCAGGTCCGGCAGATCTGATACGATCCTGTCGGTGACTGCACTGCCCTCAGCCACCAGCAGGCGCGCAGAGGTGCGCGGCACCGCCGGACGGGTCGCGATCAGCTCTTCGGGCAGGTCAAAATCAAAGTCACTCAGCTTCATGCGGGCGCTTTACCGGTCCGAGCCCTCGACCACAACCGGGCGCTCGCGCGGGGCCGGTGCCTGGCGTGGTGCCTCCCCTTCTGCCAGCGGAACATCCGGCTTCGGTGCCCGGAACAGATCGCGGATGCCTCCGGGTGTCAGCGCCGTCAGCGGATTGACAGAGACCTGCGGGGCCGCCGTCGTGCCCCGTATGGAATAGTTGAACCCGAAGAGACCCTCACCTTTGCGGGTAAACACGCTCCCGATCCCGTTGAGCAGATAAACCGGCGAAATCACGCCCTGCATCGCGATCAGGCCCGTGTCCGGCACGAAAACCCCGTCCATTGAAAGCCCCATGGAGGAGCCGACGGCACTGGCCTCGCGCAGGGTGATCCTGGAGGGCGCCAGCCTGAAATCCGCATCCACCTGAGAAAAGTAAATGCCGTCGCCGCCGATTTCATTCACCAGACCCACGATACTGACCGCATTGAGCAGGGCCGCCATGGCCGGCGCGTCCACCACGCTGATGTCTGTGACTTTGAGCCTGCCGTCGAACGCACCACCGGTACCGACCGGTGTGAGCACCAGCTCAAGCTGTCCGCCGCGCCCCTGTTTGAGCACGCCTGCCGCCGCGACCACCGCGCCGGCGTCTGCGGCAGTTATGCGCACCGCACTGCGTCCGCCGCGCGGGATCATCTCACCCGACACGGCTGCCGCGCCGTTGACCGTCCCTGTGAAATTCCCCGATAGCCCGCTGCCACCGGTCGTAAAGCTGCCGCGCAGATCCCGCACTGCAATGGCGTCACTGACCTGCAGCGTATCGAGGCGCACATTTAGCGGTGCCCGCGGCGCATTGCCTGAGGATTTTGCAAACCCGGCCCGCCGCAGATCAAGCGATCCGCCGTTCACGGTGATCCCGACCGGCACCCCGTTGCCCCGACCGGTGATAACAACCGGAGCATCAAACCAGTTCCCGATCCGCACCCGCGACAGGCGGATCCGGTCCAGCGCGCCGCCGTCTTTGATCAGAAGATCGCCCCTGGCCTCCAGTCCGGGGGCCTCCAGCGTGAGCCGTTCGATCACCGGCGGGGTGCTCAGGGCTGCTCTGATTTCGAGCGTGCCTGCGGTATCTGCAGGTTTGGACCAGCTGACCGGATCGATGCGCACGGCCATGCCGCGCAGATCGGACGTCAGCTGCAGCGCGGGAGGCTCTCCGCGCGTCAGTTCAATGCCGATCTTCGCTTCAGTTCTGCCCGAAAGCGTGCCATCGGGCAGGTTGATCCGGAAGCTCTCCAGAACGGCGGGCGTGATCACTGCGGTGCCATCGACCCGGCCGGGTGCGGGCGGTCTGTCCCCGATGGGCTGCCGCCAGGTCACGTCAAACGGCAGGCCATCAAGATCGCCCGCACCGGACAGTGACACCGCCTCGTCTGAGGCCACAAGCCCGAGCACCGGTGCGCGCAGCAGCCGGTCGGGCACGATCGCATCCGATGTGACATCCGTCACCGCGCCCTGCAGATCAAAGCTGACCATGTTCACCGGCACCCCCTTTTTCAGGGGCAGCGAAATGGTCCCCGCCACCCGCGCCCTGCCACTGGCAATCTGCGGAGTGCGACCGGCTTTTTCCATCACGCTGAGCGGCGGCAGATCAAGCAGGGAAAGTGCCGCTGGAACCGCGCCACTGGCGCGCAGCCTGACGACACCCGGCGGGTTTTCACGGATTGTCACATCCGGAATGATAAAAGCTGTGCCCGTCACATCAACCGACCCGCCCTGCGGGGCCTCGACCACCCCCTCGTCGGCGACAACCACAAACCGGTCAGCAGCCAGGGTGGCATGGCCCCGCGCTTCTTTGAGGTTCGGCATGGTGCGCATGAACCGTGCTTCCGCACCGGTGAAATCAAAGCTCAGAAACGACTGAGGTCGGGCACCCGGCCGCAGCCTGACAGCCCCCGATATATTCTGCATCACGCCGGTTCTGACGTTCTCGGCGATCCAGCGACGGCTCTTTGGTTTGACACGTTCAGGCCAGAGCTCCAGCAGACGCGCGGGGGTCAGCTCATCCAGACCGCCATCAAGCGCCACGTCCCAGCCACGGCTGTCGGCGCCCACGCGGCCGCTGGCGTTCAGAATGCGGCCCTGGTCCTCGATCTGCAACCTGCCCACATCGAGCGAAAACGGGTTCAGCCGCAGACGGAAATCCAGCTCCGCCGCCGCCACCGATACCGGCGCGGGATAAAGATCGGCAGGGTTTACACTCAGGCCGCTGAGCCGGAACTGCCCGGTGAGATCACCGATCCTTCCGGCCTCTCCGACACCGATCGCGGCCTGTCCTTCCAGCCGCCCCTCGCCCCACTGGCTGACCACTGACAACTCGTCAAAGCGCAGAAGCTGCTGTTGCGGCAGATAGGTGAAATAACTGCGCGCGCCCTCTATTGGAACGGCGCGCGACTCCGGTGTAGGCTGGATCACGCCTGCGCCGATCTGAAATGTCGCATTGAGCGGACGGAAGGTGCCCGCATCCGTTACCCCGCCGCGCAGCGCACCGGAAATCGGCGCCCGCAGCGCGCCAAGCCAGGCAAAGGCGGGCCCCTGAGAAGCAACGTCACCCGCATCCAGATCCGAGATCGTCACGCCGAACTCAGAAGCCATCTCACCGATCCGGCCACTGTAGGTTGCCGCCAGTGTCGCGACGCCCGACCCGCCCCCCAGAAGCGCCAGATCCACCGCGATCTGCAGGCCGTCCTCCTGACGGTTCAGGCGCAGACGCCCGCCATCGATGGTCCATGCACGATTGGCGCGCTGATCGACGTATCGCAGCGTGACGGCAGATATGCTGGCCCGCGTGAGCGTTGACAGACCGGGCCGCAGCAGCGCCACGTCCATCTGCGAGATCAGCTGTGCCAGATCGGCCGCTTCACGCCGTACCGGTTGCGTGCCGGCAGCAACTCTGCGGGACACCCCGGAAAGTGCAATCCGGCCATCCTCTGTGCGCAGGAGCGACAGGAGCACGCCGCTGGCATCGACCGACCGCAACGCCACCCTGCCGCGCAGCAACTCCTCCATTGCGACGCTGACGCGCAGGTCGGAAAATGTCACGATTTCGGCGCCCTGCGGCGTGGTAAAGGTGACATTGCGCACCGATGCCCGGGGGCGCCAGCCCTCGTCCACAACCATCACCACATCGCCGAAGCTGACAACGGCGTCCGGCACCGCTTTTGCAATGCGGTCCTCAAGTTCCGCGCGCAGCCACTGAGGTGCCGCCATCTCGCGTCCGCTCAGCCAGAATGTACTTGCTGCGAGCCCCGCCGCGAGCACGCATAAAACGGCCAGCGACCACAACCTGCGGCGGCCTCTGCGGCGCCGCGGGCGCGGCGCATCCTGATCCCTCGGGTCACGTTTCAAATCGCTGGCGGCCTGTGGTGGTCTGGCCGGTAACCGGCCCTTGTTCGCATGAAAGGGCTTGGCAGGTGCCATCCCCGCTCTAGTATGTCATTCGAACATCATCCTGAAAAGCCACGAGATTGTTATGCCAGAGATTTCCCAGCCCGCTCCCGACTTTACGCTGCCTGCGACCGGCGGCCACGATGTGACCCTGTCTGATCTGAAAGGATCACCGGTTGTGCTCTTCTTTTACCCGCGCGACGACACGCCGGGATGCACAAAGGAGAGCATCGGCTTTTCCGAAGCCCGCGCGCAGTTTGAGGACGCCGGGGCATCGGTCTTCGGGGTCTCTAAGGACAGCCTCGCCAGCCACGAGAAATTCACAACCAGGCGCGAACTCACGGTTCCGCTGCTGTCCGATGAGAACGGCACGGTCTGCGAGGATTACGGCGTTTGGAAAGAGAAGAACATGTACGGCAAAAAGTACATGGGGATCGAGCGCACCACTTTTCTGATCGCCGGTGACGGTACGATCGCGCGGGTCTGGAACAAGGTCAAAGTGCCCGGACATGTCGAAGAGGTGCTTGAAGCGGTGCGCGCATTGTGAAGCCGCTGGCTGAGATGGCGGTGGATGTGTTGACCACCGCTGACGGGCGCGAAAAGACGGCTTTGTCCCGTGAATATGCGGCCTTCTGGCAGGCGGCCAGAGGTGCCGGCGAAACACCCGGGATCGGGCGCGCTGCCCCGCCGCGTCATCCCGCGCGCCCTGCTGCCCCGGAACTGCTGAGCCCGCGTGACGTGCCCAGACGCCGCCCCGGGACACCGGCGGGTCGCATTGCCCTGCTGCATGCTGTGGCACATATCGAGCTTAATGCCGTTGATCTGCACTGGGACATCATCGCCCGGTTTGCGCATGTGAAAATGCCCATGGGGTTCTATGACGACTGGGTGAAAGCGGCAGACGAAGAATCCAAACATTTCAAATTGATGTGCGACTGTCTTGAAGAGGAAGGCAGCCATTACGGGGCGCTGCCGGCCCACGCCGGCATGTGGCGTGCGGCGGAGGATACGGTCGATGACTTCATGGGGCGGCTCGCGGTGGTGCCCATGGTGCTTGAAGCGCGTGGCCTCGATGTGACCCCGGGTATGATCGAGGTCTTTCGCCGTGCTGATGCAGGCTCTGCGGTGGCCGCGCTTGAAACCATTTATGAAGAAGAAGTCTCCCACGTGGCTTACGGATCGAAGTGGTTTCACTTTCTCTGCGGGCGCCATGACGAGGACCCCAAAGAGCGTTTTCACGCGCTTGTCACCCGCTATTTTCACGGGCCGCTGAAGCCGCCTTTCAATGAGGAGAAGCGCGCAGAGGCCGGTATCCCTCCCGATTTTTACTGGCCCCTGACAGAAGAAGTCTGAGGCCAGGACCCTGAAAATCGGCGGCTTTTTGCCAGTTTAAGCCTGTTCAACGAATGGTTGCGGGGCTGGTATTCATAGACGCTTGCTCCGCAGGACCCGCTTCACTATGCACGACCCCGGAGAGGTTAAGGGTTCGGGGGACCCTTTTTCTGAACGGAACGGAACAGGGAGAGCCGCGTGCGGACACGACTGGCCATCAGAATTCATGCAGCACTTGAGCATGCCTTTCCCGAACGACGCGTCTTTCTTAAATCTGACCAGGACACCCGTTTTATCCGCCTGAAGCCCGAGACACAGCTCGTGGCCTATGCAGGTGGCGCTGCCCTCGTCGCCTGGGCAATTATCGCCACCGCGATCCTGCTGATGGACAATCTCGGGGCCGGTAATTTCCGCGAGCAGGCGCGCCGCGACCAGACAACCTATCTTGCCCGGCTGAACGATCTTTCCGATCAGCGTGACCGGCGCGCCGCCGAAGCGCTCGCGGCACAGGAACGCTTTAATGCAGCTCTCGATCAGATTTCGGTCATGCAATCGCAGCTGCTGGAATCGGAAACCCGCCGGCACGAGCTGGAGACCGGCATCGAAGTGATCCAGACCGCCCTGCGCGGCACGATGAAAGAACGTGAAGAGGCCCGCCAGGCACTCTCTGATCTGATCGAGAAAGCCGGCGATGAGGACGGGTCCGTTCTGGCCTCCGCACCTGCCGCCTCAGACAGTGCACCCGTCGATTTCCTGGCGGATGCTCTGGCGCGCACCGCAGCCGAGCGTGATCAGGTGGTGGCCGATGCGCAGGAAGCGCTGCGCCATGCTGATGATCTGGCTTTTGAAATCGCGCTGATGAAAGAAGACAACGACCAGATCTTCCGGAAACTCGAAGAGGCGATGACCATATCGGTCGAGCCGCTCGACAAGATGTTCCGCGAGGCGGGGTTGCCCACCGACCGGATCCTTGATCAGGTCCGGCGCGGATATTCCGGACAGGGCGGTCCGCTGACGCCGCTGTCGTTCTCGAGCCGTGGCGAGGAGATCTCGCCAGATTTTCTCCGGGCAAACCGACTGCTGGGGCAGATGGATACTCTTAATCTTTACCGGATCGCTGCCGAGAAAGCGCCATTTGCACTCCCGGTCAAACGGGCCTTCCGGTTTACCAGCGATTACGGCTTTCGCCGCGACCCGAAGACCGGTGGCCGGCGGATGCATAAAGGCGTGGATTTCGCGGCGCCGTCCGGCACTGACCTGCATGCAACCGCGGACGGTGTGGTCACCCAGGCAGGGTGGCAGTCGGGCTATGGCAGGCTGATCAAAATACAGCATGAATTCGGAATTGAGACGCGATATGCGCATCTGTCGAAAATACGCGTCAAAGTTGGGCAAAGGGTCTCGCGCGGCGATCATATCGGTGATATGGGTGCTTCCGGACGGGTGACCGGCGTGCATTTGCACTATGAAGTGCGCGTAGGTGGGAAAGCTGTGAACCCAATGATCTATATCAAGGCTGCAAAAGATGTTTTCTAAGAGCAAAATCAACGAACCGGGCCCTAAGCAGGGCGACTCCGACACACCGAAACCCGCATCGACCTCCGCGCCGGCGACACCTTCGCCCAGCGAGTTCAAAGCATCGGCGCCCAAGCCCAAGCCGCCCGCCTCTGTGCTGTCGTCTGATCTGCACGTGACCGGCAATATGAAAACCAATGGTGACATTCAGGTTGAAGGCACTGTTGAAGGCGACATCCGAGCGCATCTGCTGACCATCGGCGAAACCGCCACGATCAAGGGCGAAGTTGTTGCCGATGATGTGGTTGTGAACGGCCGGATCGTCGGACGTGTACGCGGGCTCAAGGTGCGTCTGACCTCCACGGCGCGGGTCGAAGGCGACATCATCCACAAAACCATCGCCATCGAGAGCGGTGCACATTTCGAGGGCTCCGTGCAGCGTCAGGACGATCCGCTGAACCCCGGCGCCAAGACGACACCGGCGGCCAAGCCGAACCCCGCTTCCTGAGCACATACGATCTGAATTCGATTAAATGCGCCGCCCCCCGGGGCGGCGTCCTGCGTTTCAGGGGGTGTCTGCAGCGATCTGAACATCGCTTTCGGGCATCGTGCCGGAGATTTCCAGCACCAGCTTTCGGCGCACGGCTTCGGCGAACTGCGCACGCCCTTCGGCGGTGACCATGAACGCACCCGGCCCGCCGATGATCCGGTTGGTGTATTCCTCTTCGAGATTCGCACCGGCGCGGCGCCCGTCTTCGGGCCGCAGGATCGGCAGAGCATTAATCGTAATCCCGGCAGCCAGAACTTCGGCGCGTGCGTCCCGGATTGCTGGCCCGGAAGAGTTGCGGATGCTGTCGCCGGAGAAATCGATCACAGCACGGGGCGCATAGATGTCGTTTTCCTCGATCAGCCGCTTGCCTTCCAGCAGCGCGGTGCCGATGGCATTGCTGCCATAGGCCTGGCGCGGCGGACCGGTGAGCGCGTCAGCAAAAGCTCGCGCCGTTTCCGGCCCGTCGACGATTGTCCAGTCAACGACAACCGCGGTATTGGTGGCCCATTCGACATAGATCACCGCGACATTGCCATAAAGAGAGGTCTGAATGGCGGCGATCACACGCGGGTCGGTGATAGCCAGCGCATAGCCCTGACGCTGAAAGGCCAGCTCGTCAGAATCAATGGAGCCGGATGCATCAGCAAGCAGCACAAGCTCAAGCCCGACCTCGCGCTGGGTCTGGGCCGCGAGCGGCGTGGCGATCAGGGCGAGCAGGAAAATGAAAAACCGTGTCATGACTAAAGACGTAGCACGGCTTTTGACCCGGACAATTCCGGGGCGCGCCGCAACCGGCGCGTGCGGGTGGATTTGCAGACCTTATGCCGAAAATTGAGGCAGGATAAGAGGCTGTGGCACCGCGCATCAGAGCCGCTACGCGACAGGGCGACAGATCACGCCGCGGTTTCGGTTAGTGCTGCATCAAAAAGGGCGCGCCATACAGCGCGCCCCTGATCACGTTGCTCCGGGTCCCGGCTTATTCGGTGACCCGGACCGTCTGCATCACATCAGGGACACCGATGACGGCACCGTTGGGCCCTTCGCCGCGCTTGATTGTATCGAGCACATCAAGTCCTTCGACTACCTTGCCCACGACCGTGTACTGGCCGTTAAGAAAGTGGCCGTCAGCGAACATGATAAAGAACTGGCTGTTGGCGCTGTTGGGGTCCTGTGCGCGCGCCATTCCGACGATGCCCCGATCAAAGGGCACCTGAGAGAACTCAGCGGCCAGATCCGGCTCCTCTGAGGCACCTGTGCCGGCGCGGCGCATATCTCCGCCGAGCTTGCCGTACTGCACATCACCTGTCTGCGCCATGAAACCTTCGATCACCCGGTGGAAGACCACATCGTTATAGGCGCCCTCCCCGGCCAGCGTCGTGATCCGCTCCACATGCTGCGGCGCCACCGTCTCAAAAAGCTCGATCACAATCGTCCCGCTGGCCTCACCGGCCACATCAATCTCAAGCCCTGTGGCCATTGCGGGGCCGGCCATCATCATCGCACCGGCAATATACTTAAGCATCCGCAGCAACCTTCACTGAGATCATCCGGTCGGGCTCCGCAGGCGGCTCGCCCCGGGCAATCGCGTCGACATGCTCCATGCCCGAGATCACCTGGCCATAGACCGTATACTGACCATTAAGGAAATCATTGTCTTTGAAGTTGATAAAGAACTGGCTGTTCGCACTGTCGGGGTTCTGCGAGCGGGCCGCACCGATCGAGCCGCGCGCATGCGGGATCTTTGAGAACTCAGCCGGCACATTCGGCAGATCAGACCCGCCCGTTCCGGCCATGCGCAGGTTGAACCCGTCTTCCATATCGCCGTGCTGCACGTCGCCGGTCTGGGCCATGAAGCCTTCGATCACGCGGTGGAATGCGACGTTGTCGTAATGCCCTGCCCGCGCAAGTTCTTTCATGCGTTCGGTGTGTTTGGGGGCCACGTCAGGCAGCAGCTGAACGGTCACGGTGCCGCCTTTCAGCTCAATCAGAATGGTGTTTTCGGGGTCTTTTATGTCGGCCATCTGGCCCTCCTGCTTAAATCTTATGGCAGATTACCTAAGCCCTGACGGGCGGAATGCCAAGCCGGAGCATTGACCCGGGCGCGGATAAGCGCAAAACATCGCCGGGCAGAATGTATCAAGGAGTGGGAAATGGCCTGGAAGACGCTCGACGACATGGATCTCAGCGGCAAAAAAGTGCTGGTACGCGTGGACATAAACGTCCCCGTCGAGGACGGGCGCGTGACCGATACCACGCGGATCGACCGGATCGTACCGACCATCCGCGACATTCTTGCCGCTGGCGGGCTACCGGTAATGCTGGCGCATTTTGGTCGCCCGAAAGGTAAATTCGTCCCTGAGATGTCGCTGCGTGTGACAGTGCCGGCGCTGGAGAAGGCGCTCGGTCAGGAGATTACGTTTATTGAGCGGCCTGATGCGGCGATTATTGCAGCGCTGCCGGAAGGATCTGTGGCGCTGGTTGAGAACACGCGTTTCGCGGCCGGCGAAGAGGCAAACGACCCGGCCATGGCGCAGTTTCTTGCCAGTCTGGGCGATATTTATTGCAACGACGCGTTTTCCGCCGCGCACCGTGCGCATGCGTCGACCGAAGGTGTGGCCCGTCTGCTGCCTTCCTGTGCAGGGCGGCTGATGCAGGCGGAACTCTCCGCACTTGAGGCCGCTCTCTCTTCGCCCGAGCGCCCGGTAGGCGCGGTTGTGGGGGGGGCCAAGGTATCGACAAAAATCGCCCTGCTCGAAAATCTGGTCGGGCGGCTTGATCTGCTGGTGATCGGCGGCGGGATGGCCAATACGTTTCTTGCCGCTCAGGGCGCAGAACTCGGCGCCTCCCTGCAGGAGCCCGACTATCTTGTAACTGCCCGGGCAATTATGGCGCAGGCCGAAAAGAGCGGGTGCCGCGTTCTGTTGCCGGTCGACGGGCTTGTGGCCCGTGCCTTTGAGGCCGGCGCTGATCACGAGGTCGTGGCTCTGGGGCCCGATACTGTGCTCGACGACGATCAGATGGTGCTTGATGCGGGACCAGAGAGCGTCAAAGCCGTGGCCGCCGCTTTTGAGGATCTAAAAACTCTGATCTGGAACGGGCCGATGGGCGCCTTTGAGATCCCGCCCTTTGACCAGGCAACCAATGCCGCTGCTGCCGATGCCGCGGCGCGCACCAGAGCGGGCACGCTGATTTCTGTGGCAGGTGGCGGCGACACGGTTGCTGCACTCAATCAGGCCGGCGCGTCGGATGATTTCACCTATATCTCAACGGCCGGCGGTGCGTTTCTGGAGTGGATGGAGGGAAAAACGCTTCCGGGCGTCGCCGCACTCGGCTGACGGGCAGGAAAACGCCGTAATACCTATGAAATTGCGGTATTTTCTGTGAAAAAAGGATTCACAGACCAGCTTGCATGTGTCATAGTTTCGTCATGCCCGCTAAGAGGCAACGACGAGGCAGACAGCAGATGACCCGCACCACACGCCCCGCTCTGGGACCTTTCGTGTTCTTTACGCTCGCGCTCGGGCTGGCGACTTACTTTACCTTTGCCGCCGTTCAGGGCGATTTCGGATTGTTCCGGCGCGCCGAGATCACTGCCGATGCGGACGTGCTGCGCCGCCAGCTTGCCGGGGTCAGCGCCGAGGTTGTGCGTATGGAAAACCTGACACACCGGCTGTCGGACGATTATCTCGATCTTGACCTGCTGGATGAGCAGGCCCGTCGCGTTCTCGGACGCATCCGCGCCGACGAGATTGTCATCCGCTGAGGCGCGGCAACTGCCCGCGTTTGGCGCGGCAGAATGACCCTCGCATCTCCGTCCCGAATCCGATAAACATTAGTTTAATACTAAACTATCTGCCCGGCGCGCCGGGTGCTGTGATGGAGGATCGCCCGTATGGCCACCCGCAAGGCTGCGAAGAAACCGAATGTTTCAGCCGAAGAGCTGAAAACCTACTACCGCGATATGTTGCTGATCAGGCGGTTCGAGGAAAAAGCCGGTCAGCTTTACGGAATGGGGCTTATCGGCGGTTTCTGCCACCTCTACATCGGTCAGGAAGCGGTCGTTGTGGGGCTTGA is part of the Roseobacter ponti genome and encodes:
- a CDS encoding phosphoglycerate kinase → MAWKTLDDMDLSGKKVLVRVDINVPVEDGRVTDTTRIDRIVPTIRDILAAGGLPVMLAHFGRPKGKFVPEMSLRVTVPALEKALGQEITFIERPDAAIIAALPEGSVALVENTRFAAGEEANDPAMAQFLASLGDIYCNDAFSAAHRAHASTEGVARLLPSCAGRLMQAELSALEAALSSPERPVGAVVGGAKVSTKIALLENLVGRLDLLVIGGGMANTFLAAQGAELGASLQEPDYLVTARAIMAQAEKSGCRVLLPVDGLVARAFEAGADHEVVALGPDTVLDDDQMVLDAGPESVKAVAAAFEDLKTLIWNGPMGAFEIPPFDQATNAAAADAAARTRAGTLISVAGGGDTVAALNQAGASDDFTYISTAGGAFLEWMEGKTLPGVAALG
- a CDS encoding FtsB family cell division protein, encoding MTRTTRPALGPFVFFTLALGLATYFTFAAVQGDFGLFRRAEITADADVLRRQLAGVSAEVVRMENLTHRLSDDYLDLDLLDEQARRVLGRIRADEIVIR